Genomic segment of Iocasia fonsfrigidae:
TGAACGTGATGCTCGTGGTGAGTCAATACCAGATGGTATTCGAGAGTATGTCCCTCCGCAAAATGGTTATAATGTTTATTTAACAATTGATGAGGTTATCCAGTATATAATAGAAAGGGAGCTTGATAGGGCTGTAGAGGAATTTAATATATCTGGTGGTACTATTATTGTTATGAACCCTAAAACTGGGGAGATTATGGCCATGGCAAATCGCCCTGATTATAACCCCAATGATTTTGCTAATTACCCACAGAAATACTGGCGTAATCGGGCGATTTCAGATATATATGAACCTGGTTCAACTTTTAAGATAATTACAACAGCTTCTGCTTTAGAAGATGGAGTGGTTAATGAAAATGATGTTTTTGTTGACCCTGGATATATAAAAGTAAGTGATCGACGTATTAATTGTTGGAAAGCCGGTGGACACGGCCGGCAGACCTTTGCAGATGTTGTAAAAAATTCATGTAATGTTGGTTTTGTTCAGGTTGGCATGCGCCTTGGCAAAGAATCATTCTATAATTATATAAATTCTTTTGGTTTTGGTAGTGAGACATCAATAAAATTGCCAGGTGAGGCCAAGGGATTATTATATGATTTTGATAGTATTGGTCCAGTTGAATTAGCAACCATGAGTTTTGGTCATGGTATTTCTGTTACTCCCATACAATTGATTACTGCAGTATCAGCAGTAGCCAATAATGGTATGTTATTACGTCCGAGGTTTGTCAAGGAAATCAGGAATGCTGATGATGAATTAGTGGAAGAATTTCAAGCAGTTCCAATCAGACAGGTTGTTTCGGAAGAAACAGCTCAACGAACCCTAAAGTTATTGGAAAGGGTTGTTGCTGAGGGGACAGGGATAAGTGCAGCTATTGAAGGTTATCGAATTGGTGGTAAGACAGGTACTGCCGAACATTATGGAGCCCAGATATATGATTCATCATTTATTGGCATCTTACCAATTGATGACCCCCAGATGGTTATTCTAACGGTATTATATGACCTGAAAGGCTTTCCTTATTATGCCAGTCAAACGGCTGCCCCTATTTTTCGTAATGTAGCCCAAGATATCCTGAGATATCTGGAGATACCACCTCAAATTATTCCAGAAGAGGGTGAAGAAGAAAAAAGGAATGTTACTGTGCCTGATGTTGAGGGCTTAACTGTAATTGAGGCAGAAAGAATATTGAGAAAAAATAAATTTGATGTTAAACTTATAGGTGGAAGTGATAAAATTATTAAACAGATACCTTTAGCTGGGGCTGATATACTTGAGGGGAGTACTGTTCTGTTGCTTACTGAGCAAGCCCAGGGTATCGAAAAGAAATATTATGTTGCTGTCCCTGACCTTAGTGGTTTAACCGGGGAAAAAGCAGCTAATCTACTGGCTGAACTGGGTTTAGTTTTAGTACCTTCTGGTGAAGGGGTAATTATTAAACAGGATATTGAGCCAGGGGAAAGAGTGCCCGGTGGGAGTAAAATCTCTGTTATTCTTAAGGAAGATGGGTAAATTTACCGATAATTGGTTAAAATATATTTTGGGGGTAAGGATATGAAGATAAAAGAATTATTAGTTAATGTACAAGTGGAAAAAATAACTGGTGATGAGAATATAGAGATTAGCGGTATGGTATATGACTCCCGCCAGGCTAAACAGGGGGATCTTTTTATCTGTATAGACGGTTTCAGGTATGATGGTCATAATTTTATCCCTAAGGCTGTTCAAAATGGGGTCTGTGCAGTAGTAATTGAAAGGGAAGTAGATGAATATATTCAAGGAATCACATATATAAGGGTAAAGAGTAGTAGGGAGGCTATGGCTTCTCTGGCTGCTAGTTTCTACAACTATCCACTTGATAAACTGCAGCTAATAGGTGTCACTGGAACAAATGGGAAAACAACAACTACTTATCTCATTAAATCCATACTTGAACAGGCCGGGCTGAAAACTGGTTTAATTGGAACAATTAAAAATATTATTGCTGATAAGACATTACCTGCTACCAGGACTACACCGGAGTCCCTGGATCTATATCAATTATACGATAAAATGCTTAAAGAGGGGATTACCCATGTAGTAATGGAAGTATCTTCACATGCTCTTGACTTAAAAAGGGTCAAAGGAATGGAATTTGCAGCAGCTGTTTTTACAAATATAACCCAGGATCATCTGGATTATCATAAATCAATAGAAGAATATTTAAAAGCCAAGTGTTCTTTGTTTAAACAACTTACAGATCAAGGAACTGCTATTATTAATATCGATGATAATTATAGTAATCAGGTAATTGAATCTGCCAGTGCTAGAGTGATAAGCTATGGTATAAATAAAAAAGCCGATCTCAGTGCAGAGGATATTCAGCTTTCACCTAAAGGGGCATCTTTTTTGATTAGGGGTAGGAAGAATATTCCTTTATCGATCAATTTAACCGGGGAGTTTAATGTCTATAATACATTAGCAGCAGTTGGTGTGGCAGTTGCTTTTGATATTGATGATGATAGTATTAAAAGAGGTCTTGAAGGGATACCAGGTGTTGCCGGGAGATTTGAACTAAT
This window contains:
- a CDS encoding stage V sporulation protein D — its product is MANLPHLKVKKRIIALFLIFFLLIIILGLRLFWIQVISSEKYQEKALDQRLRQLKVEPKRGIIYDRNGRQLAISASSETLVAIPNEIEEPEKTARKLAQVLSIDYDYIYERITRRASAVYIKRKLDETLAQQVRQLDLKGITFTEESKRYYPKDNLASHLLGFAGIDSQGLDGLELSYDKYLRGIPGKIQSERDARGESIPDGIREYVPPQNGYNVYLTIDEVIQYIIERELDRAVEEFNISGGTIIVMNPKTGEIMAMANRPDYNPNDFANYPQKYWRNRAISDIYEPGSTFKIITTASALEDGVVNENDVFVDPGYIKVSDRRINCWKAGGHGRQTFADVVKNSCNVGFVQVGMRLGKESFYNYINSFGFGSETSIKLPGEAKGLLYDFDSIGPVELATMSFGHGISVTPIQLITAVSAVANNGMLLRPRFVKEIRNADDELVEEFQAVPIRQVVSEETAQRTLKLLERVVAEGTGISAAIEGYRIGGKTGTAEHYGAQIYDSSFIGILPIDDPQMVILTVLYDLKGFPYYASQTAAPIFRNVAQDILRYLEIPPQIIPEEGEEEKRNVTVPDVEGLTVIEAERILRKNKFDVKLIGGSDKIIKQIPLAGADILEGSTVLLLTEQAQGIEKKYYVAVPDLSGLTGEKAANLLAELGLVLVPSGEGVIIKQDIEPGERVPGGSKISVILKEDG
- a CDS encoding UDP-N-acetylmuramoyl-L-alanyl-D-glutamate--2,6-diaminopimelate ligase; amino-acid sequence: MKIKELLVNVQVEKITGDENIEISGMVYDSRQAKQGDLFICIDGFRYDGHNFIPKAVQNGVCAVVIEREVDEYIQGITYIRVKSSREAMASLAASFYNYPLDKLQLIGVTGTNGKTTTTYLIKSILEQAGLKTGLIGTIKNIIADKTLPATRTTPESLDLYQLYDKMLKEGITHVVMEVSSHALDLKRVKGMEFAAAVFTNITQDHLDYHKSIEEYLKAKCSLFKQLTDQGTAIINIDDNYSNQVIESASARVISYGINKKADLSAEDIQLSPKGASFLIRGRKNIPLSINLTGEFNVYNTLAAVGVAVAFDIDDDSIKRGLEGIPGVAGRFELINESQGFSVVVDYAHTPDGMENVLKTALEFVKGKIIVVFGCGGDRDEGKRPLMGKMAASYGDYAVLTSDNPRSEDPLTILAAVEKGVLDYDSETPYIVLPDRREAIFHAITRACANDMVIIFGKGHETYQIFKDKTISFDDREVAREAIKEKMADDKK